In a genomic window of Aeromonas veronii:
- a CDS encoding CoA-acylating methylmalonate-semialdehyde dehydrogenase: MTYRVSNFINGQLQESRSERQGAIFNPACGKQQGSVGLSSAAECQEAIAIAERAFADWSQTPPLVRARVFFRFKALMEQHRDELAQLISREHGKVFSDAQGELTRGLEVVEFACGIPHLLKGEHSLNVGRGVDSYSMMQPVGVCAGITPFNFPAMVPLWMFPVAIACGNTFILKPSEKDPSLSLRMAELLKEAGLPDGVLNVVNGDKEVVDVLLTDPRVGAVSFVGSTPIAQYIYATASAHGKRVQALGGAKNHMVVMPDADLDQAVSALMGAAYGAAGERCMAISVAVVVGDETADALVAKLTPLVEKLRVGPGLGQSPENEMGPLISKEHLAKVRGYVDQGVAEGAALRVDGRTLSHDEGYFIGGCLFDEVTPEMRIYREEIFGPVLSIVRVPDYETALRLINEHEYGNGTAIFTCDGDTARDFTARVQVGMVGVNVPIPVPMAFHSFGGWKRSIFGPLNMHGPDGVRFYTRMKTVTARWPQSLRSGAEFSMPTMK, encoded by the coding sequence ATGACATACAGGGTCAGCAACTTCATCAACGGCCAGCTGCAGGAGAGTCGCAGCGAGCGCCAGGGTGCCATCTTCAATCCCGCCTGCGGCAAGCAGCAGGGGAGCGTGGGGCTGTCGAGCGCCGCCGAGTGTCAGGAGGCGATCGCCATCGCCGAGCGCGCCTTTGCCGACTGGTCGCAAACCCCGCCGCTGGTGCGGGCCCGGGTCTTTTTCCGCTTCAAGGCGTTGATGGAGCAGCACAGGGACGAGCTGGCCCAGCTCATCAGTCGCGAGCATGGCAAGGTCTTCTCCGATGCGCAGGGTGAGTTGACCCGTGGGCTGGAGGTGGTGGAGTTTGCCTGCGGCATTCCCCATCTGCTCAAGGGGGAGCACTCCCTCAACGTCGGCCGCGGGGTGGACAGCTACTCCATGATGCAGCCGGTCGGGGTTTGCGCCGGTATCACCCCGTTCAACTTCCCGGCCATGGTGCCGCTCTGGATGTTCCCGGTCGCCATCGCCTGCGGCAACACCTTTATCCTCAAACCCTCCGAGAAGGATCCCTCCCTCTCGCTACGGATGGCCGAGCTGCTCAAGGAGGCCGGTCTGCCGGACGGGGTGCTCAACGTGGTGAACGGTGACAAGGAGGTGGTGGATGTGCTGCTGACCGATCCACGGGTCGGTGCCGTGTCGTTTGTCGGCTCTACCCCCATCGCCCAGTACATCTACGCCACCGCCTCGGCGCACGGCAAGCGGGTGCAGGCGTTGGGCGGCGCCAAGAATCATATGGTGGTGATGCCGGATGCGGATCTCGATCAGGCAGTCTCCGCCCTGATGGGGGCAGCCTATGGGGCGGCGGGCGAGCGCTGCATGGCCATTTCGGTGGCGGTGGTGGTGGGTGACGAGACCGCCGATGCGCTGGTGGCCAAGCTGACACCGCTGGTGGAAAAACTGCGGGTGGGCCCGGGGCTGGGCCAGAGCCCGGAGAACGAGATGGGGCCGCTCATCAGCAAGGAGCATCTGGCCAAGGTGCGCGGCTACGTGGATCAGGGGGTGGCCGAAGGGGCCGCGCTGCGGGTCGATGGCCGCACGCTGAGCCACGATGAGGGTTACTTCATCGGGGGCTGCCTGTTTGACGAGGTGACGCCAGAGATGCGCATCTACCGCGAGGAGATCTTTGGCCCTGTGCTCTCCATCGTGCGGGTGCCGGATTACGAGACGGCGCTGCGCCTCATCAACGAACACGAGTACGGCAACGGCACCGCCATCTTTACCTGTGACGGCGACACCGCGCGGGACTTCACGGCGCGGGTGCAGGTCGGTATGGTAGGGGTGAACGTTCCCATTCCGGTGCCGATGGCGTTTCACAGCTTTGGCGGCTGGAAGCGCTCCATCTTCGGGCCGCTCAACATGCACGGGCCGGATGGGGTTCGCTTCTATACCCGGATGAAGACGGTCACGGCGCGCTGGCCCCAGAGCCTGCGCAGTGGTGCCGAGTTCTCCATGCCGACCATGAAGTGA
- a CDS encoding YeeE/YedE family protein produces MNRKWSLPIVALAGGALLWLGNTFGMKWALMALIGFGFGFTLSFSRFGIVFGWREMLTKRNSYYVRVHLLTIAIEILLFTCFLSFSHALFGGAMVGNVMAIGIPFIVGAFLFGIGMQLAGVCATGTLYCCGEGQPRFWLVLICYGIGTLISNQFRPELEATFSSHVVLARDLTGNIWSGMLLNLALVAVLFMLFRNSELKRTGELKPLFSGGNLFWRDGRFTVLTGGIIIALLNSSVVALHGSAWTITGAVYDMALRGASLFGLFEGNPKLAQPLFINPMVGMFWLGILGAMLARCLSGGGNFAPMRLGNSLASIIGGLLMGMGAMYAACNLGGFFDGTASGSLHGWVWMLMALAGSLIGIRLRPLFGL; encoded by the coding sequence ATGAATCGAAAATGGTCGCTCCCCATCGTGGCACTCGCGGGGGGAGCGTTACTCTGGCTAGGCAACACCTTTGGTATGAAATGGGCTCTGATGGCCCTGATCGGATTCGGCTTCGGCTTCACCCTCTCCTTCAGCCGCTTCGGCATCGTATTCGGTTGGCGCGAAATGCTGACCAAGCGCAACAGCTACTATGTGCGGGTTCACCTGCTCACCATCGCCATCGAAATTCTGCTGTTCACCTGCTTCCTCTCCTTTAGCCACGCCCTGTTTGGCGGAGCCATGGTGGGCAACGTGATGGCTATCGGCATTCCTTTCATCGTCGGTGCCTTCCTGTTCGGCATCGGCATGCAGCTGGCGGGCGTCTGCGCCACCGGCACGCTCTATTGCTGCGGCGAGGGACAACCCCGCTTCTGGCTGGTGCTGATCTGCTACGGCATCGGCACCCTCATCAGCAACCAGTTCCGCCCCGAACTGGAGGCCACCTTCTCCAGCCATGTGGTATTGGCCCGGGATCTGACCGGTAATATCTGGAGCGGCATGCTGCTCAATCTGGCGCTGGTCGCCGTGCTGTTCATGCTGTTTCGCAACAGCGAACTCAAGCGCACCGGCGAGCTCAAGCCCCTCTTCAGCGGCGGCAACCTGTTCTGGCGCGATGGCCGCTTCACCGTGCTGACCGGCGGCATCATCATCGCCCTGCTCAACTCGTCCGTGGTCGCCCTGCACGGCTCGGCCTGGACCATCACCGGCGCCGTCTATGACATGGCGCTGCGCGGTGCCTCCCTGTTCGGCCTGTTCGAGGGCAACCCGAAACTGGCCCAGCCGCTCTTTATCAACCCCATGGTCGGCATGTTCTGGCTCGGCATTCTGGGGGCCATGCTGGCGCGCTGCCTGAGCGGTGGCGGCAACTTCGCCCCGATGCGACTCGGCAACAGTCTGGCATCCATCATTGGCGGCCTGTTGATGGGGATGGGGGCCATGTACGCCGCCTGCAACCTCGGCGGTTTCTTTGATGGCACCGCCTCCGGCAGCCTGCACGGCTGGGTCTGGATGTTGATGGCCCTCGCAGGTAGCCTGATCGGCATTCGCCTGCGCCCGCTGTTCGGGCTCTGA
- a CDS encoding aldehyde dehydrogenase, with protein MSDLTLAQWQHKAAHLTLPSQAFINGSYRDAINGATFDCINPANGKLLAKVAACDAADAELAVQAARAAFEDKRWCGLAPKQRKQIMQRFAELMRLNKVELALLESLDMGKPIGDAMGYDAPAAANCIAWNAEAIDKIYDQVAPVEESALALVTREALGVVAAIVPWNFPLVMACWKLGPALATGNSVILKPSEKSPLTALRIAGLAKEAGIPDGVFNVLPGFGHTVGEALAMHMDVDCITFTGSTKIGKHLVECSGKSNLKRAFMECGGKSPNIILADAPDLDAAAKSAAGAIFYNQGEVCTAASRLLVQNSIKPQFMERLLAHAREWISANPLDPATRIGAMVDHIQMEQVLRYIEIGKQEGAKLLLGGNRTNMESGGFYIEPTIFDGVTPQMRIFREEIFGPVLAVTGFDTLEEAIALGNDTDYGLAAAIWTADLNKAVKGSRALRAGTVFVNNWDGGDMTMPFGGFKQSGNGRDKSLHALEKYTELKSTWIQLE; from the coding sequence ATGAGTGACCTGACCCTGGCCCAGTGGCAACACAAGGCCGCCCACCTGACCCTGCCCTCGCAAGCCTTTATCAACGGTAGCTACCGGGACGCCATCAACGGCGCTACCTTCGATTGCATCAACCCGGCCAACGGCAAACTCCTGGCCAAGGTGGCGGCCTGCGATGCCGCCGATGCCGAACTGGCGGTGCAGGCCGCGCGTGCCGCTTTCGAGGACAAACGCTGGTGCGGGCTGGCCCCGAAACAGCGCAAGCAGATCATGCAGCGTTTCGCCGAACTGATGCGCCTCAACAAGGTGGAGCTGGCACTGCTGGAGTCGCTCGACATGGGCAAACCCATCGGCGATGCCATGGGCTATGACGCCCCCGCTGCCGCCAACTGCATCGCCTGGAACGCCGAGGCCATCGACAAGATCTACGATCAGGTCGCCCCGGTGGAGGAGTCAGCGCTGGCGCTGGTGACCCGCGAAGCGCTCGGGGTAGTGGCCGCCATCGTGCCGTGGAACTTCCCGCTGGTGATGGCCTGCTGGAAGCTGGGCCCGGCGCTCGCCACCGGCAACTCGGTCATTCTCAAGCCTTCCGAGAAGTCCCCCCTGACCGCCCTGCGCATCGCGGGTCTGGCCAAGGAGGCGGGCATTCCGGACGGCGTATTCAACGTGCTGCCGGGCTTTGGCCATACCGTGGGCGAGGCGCTGGCCATGCACATGGATGTGGATTGCATCACCTTCACCGGCTCCACCAAAATCGGCAAGCATCTGGTGGAGTGCTCCGGCAAGTCCAACCTCAAGCGCGCCTTTATGGAGTGCGGCGGCAAGAGCCCCAACATCATACTGGCTGATGCGCCGGATCTGGACGCCGCGGCCAAGAGCGCCGCTGGCGCCATCTTCTACAACCAGGGCGAGGTGTGCACCGCCGCCTCCCGGCTGCTGGTGCAAAACAGCATCAAGCCGCAGTTTATGGAGCGACTGCTGGCCCATGCCCGCGAGTGGATCTCGGCCAACCCGCTCGATCCCGCTACCCGCATCGGCGCCATGGTGGATCACATCCAGATGGAGCAGGTGCTGCGCTATATCGAGATTGGCAAGCAGGAGGGGGCCAAACTGCTGCTGGGCGGCAACCGCACCAATATGGAGAGTGGCGGCTTCTATATCGAGCCCACCATCTTCGACGGCGTGACTCCGCAGATGCGCATCTTCCGCGAGGAGATATTCGGCCCGGTGCTGGCTGTGACCGGCTTCGATACGCTGGAAGAGGCCATTGCGCTGGGCAACGACACCGACTACGGGCTGGCGGCGGCGATCTGGACAGCGGATCTCAACAAGGCGGTGAAGGGTTCCCGCGCCCTGCGCGCCGGCACCGTGTTCGTCAACAACTGGGACGGTGGCGACATGACCATGCCATTTGGCGGCTTCAAGCAGTCCGGCAACGGCCGCGACAAGTCGCTTCACGCACTGGAGAAGTACACCGAGCTGAAAAGCACCTGGATTCAGCTGGAATAA
- a CDS encoding LysR substrate-binding domain-containing protein produces MKLQQLKYLIAIRDHNLNVSVASDALFTSQPGVSKQIGLLESELGVRIFERRGKHLHRITPVGEEIIKCAEAMLNIESKIKAISREYLDPTVGTLNIHTTHTIARYLLPKSVTYFTKKYPKISFHLHPVMSASKEQISKGYSDFSIVAHEIGFDKELIALPAYLWTLSLVVPQDHPLAKVKKPTLEQLCHYPILSYESGATGRQVQDEVFHAAGLTPSYYMTVMDAGVIKRYVELGFGIGIISSLVANDNDTPGLVSINLEHLFKPCPAQICFSKSILLQNYMYDFISSFSPHLTKEVIQSVMQQPSQARIDELLAGVELPIY; encoded by the coding sequence TTGAAACTACAGCAATTGAAGTATTTGATCGCGATCCGGGACCACAACCTCAATGTGTCCGTGGCTTCTGATGCGCTCTTCACCAGTCAGCCGGGGGTCAGCAAACAGATTGGCCTGCTGGAGAGCGAGCTGGGGGTGCGGATTTTCGAGCGCCGTGGCAAGCACCTGCACCGCATTACGCCGGTGGGGGAAGAGATCATCAAGTGTGCCGAGGCGATGCTCAATATCGAGAGCAAGATTAAGGCGATCTCCCGCGAGTATCTGGACCCGACCGTGGGCACCCTCAATATTCACACCACCCACACCATCGCCCGCTACCTGCTGCCCAAGTCGGTCACCTACTTCACCAAGAAGTACCCCAAGATCTCGTTCCACCTCCATCCGGTGATGTCGGCGAGCAAGGAGCAGATCAGCAAGGGTTACTCCGATTTCTCCATCGTTGCCCACGAAATTGGCTTCGACAAGGAGCTGATCGCGCTGCCCGCCTACCTCTGGACTCTCTCGCTGGTGGTGCCACAGGATCACCCGCTGGCCAAGGTGAAGAAGCCGACCCTGGAGCAGCTCTGCCACTATCCGATCCTCAGCTACGAGAGTGGTGCCACCGGCCGTCAGGTGCAGGACGAGGTATTCCATGCCGCTGGTCTCACCCCGAGCTACTACATGACGGTGATGGACGCAGGGGTGATCAAGCGCTACGTGGAGCTGGGCTTTGGCATCGGCATCATCTCCTCGCTGGTGGCCAACGACAATGACACCCCCGGGCTGGTCTCCATCAATCTGGAGCACCTGTTCAAGCCCTGCCCGGCGCAGATCTGTTTCAGTAAGAGCATCCTGCTGCAGAACTACATGTATGACTTCATCAGCTCCTTCTCGCCCCACCTCACCAAGGAGGTGATCCAGAGCGTGATGCAGCAGCCGAGTCAGGCGCGCATCGACGAGCTGCTGGCCGGGGTGGAGCTGCCCATCTATTGA
- the rarD gene encoding EamA family transporter RarD, with translation MQQQIQRQGVIYALCAYTLWGIAPIYFKTISAVPAAEILTHRMIWSCVLLMVLTLAGRQWHKVQAVLRQPKVLLTLAFTSVTVGGNWLLFIWAINNGHMLDASLGYYINPLFNVLLGMVFLSEKLRRLQWWAVALAFAGVAIQLIAFGSLPWIALVLASSFAIYGLVRKKLALDALTGLLIETMIMLPPAAIYLWGFADSPTSHLTQNDWHLNLLLIAAGAVTTAPLLCFTAAATRLKLSTLGFFQYIGPSMMFILAVTLYGEVLAMDKLLTFACIWSALVLFSLDGLRNGKSSAATRNIKHSESSQ, from the coding sequence ATGCAGCAACAGATCCAGCGTCAGGGCGTCATCTACGCCCTGTGCGCCTATACCCTTTGGGGCATAGCCCCCATCTATTTCAAGACCATCTCTGCCGTTCCGGCCGCCGAGATCCTGACCCACCGGATGATCTGGTCCTGCGTGCTGTTGATGGTGCTCACCCTGGCAGGCCGTCAGTGGCACAAGGTGCAGGCGGTGTTGCGTCAGCCAAAAGTGTTGCTCACCTTGGCGTTTACCTCGGTCACCGTCGGCGGCAACTGGCTGCTGTTCATCTGGGCCATCAACAACGGTCACATGCTGGATGCCAGCCTCGGCTACTACATCAATCCGCTGTTCAACGTACTGCTGGGGATGGTGTTTTTGAGCGAGAAGCTGCGCCGCCTGCAGTGGTGGGCGGTCGCGCTGGCCTTTGCCGGGGTGGCGATCCAGCTCATCGCCTTTGGCTCTTTGCCCTGGATTGCGCTGGTGCTGGCGTCGAGCTTCGCCATCTATGGGCTGGTGCGCAAAAAACTGGCCCTCGATGCCCTCACCGGTCTGCTGATCGAAACCATGATCATGCTGCCACCGGCCGCCATCTATCTGTGGGGCTTTGCCGACAGCCCCACCAGCCATCTCACCCAGAACGACTGGCATCTCAACCTGCTGCTGATCGCCGCAGGCGCCGTCACCACGGCCCCTCTGCTCTGCTTCACTGCTGCCGCGACCCGGCTCAAACTCTCCACCCTGGGCTTCTTCCAGTACATTGGCCCCAGCATGATGTTCATCCTTGCGGTCACCCTCTATGGCGAGGTGCTGGCGATGGACAAACTGCTCACCTTCGCCTGCATCTGGAGCGCGCTGGTGCTGTTCAGTCTGGATGGTCTGCGCAATGGCAAGAGCTCCGCTGCGACGCGCAATATAAAGCATTCAGAATCAAGTCAGTAG
- the ompA gene encoding porin OmpA produces MNKSMLAVLVSGLLAAGAVQAAAQDNTWYVGGKAGWSNYYGVDHNQYAESIAQSLGNTSENTDDLGLGLFAGYQLNPNLGFELGYDWLGKYDTTSGTGTKALNTEAKSQMIQATMKISFPATNVLDLYGRLGGAYAWTDSEISFANTSETGKKHGAAFVGALGAEYAIDRDWAARLEYQYTTPLGDASLDRSGIELDNGLISFGMLYRFGQQGGEVVAPAPAPAAEPAPVAVVEPKTFSLSSDVLFEFNKATLKPAANQALDALFSQIVAANPKDGVATVVGYTDRIGSDNYNLALSEKRAQSVASYLVSKGLYADKVRVEGRGKANPVTGNRCASRSKQELIACLAPDRRVEIHLEGVSQPAQ; encoded by the coding sequence ATGAATAAATCCATGCTTGCGGTATTGGTCAGTGGTTTGCTGGCGGCCGGGGCCGTGCAGGCCGCCGCTCAGGACAATACCTGGTATGTCGGTGGCAAGGCCGGTTGGTCGAACTATTACGGCGTTGATCACAACCAGTATGCCGAGTCGATTGCCCAATCTCTGGGCAATACCAGCGAGAACACGGATGATCTGGGGCTGGGCCTGTTCGCCGGTTATCAGCTCAACCCCAATCTGGGCTTCGAGCTGGGTTATGACTGGCTTGGCAAATACGACACCACTTCGGGCACAGGCACCAAGGCCCTCAATACCGAAGCCAAGAGCCAGATGATTCAGGCCACCATGAAGATCAGCTTCCCGGCAACGAATGTGCTCGATCTTTATGGCCGACTGGGCGGCGCCTATGCCTGGACGGATAGCGAGATCAGCTTCGCCAATACCAGCGAGACCGGCAAGAAGCATGGCGCCGCCTTCGTTGGGGCGCTGGGTGCCGAATATGCCATCGATCGTGACTGGGCTGCCCGTCTGGAGTACCAGTACACCACGCCGCTGGGAGATGCCTCGCTCGATCGCTCCGGCATCGAGCTGGATAACGGTCTGATTTCGTTCGGCATGCTCTATCGCTTCGGTCAGCAGGGTGGCGAGGTCGTTGCACCGGCGCCCGCTCCGGCCGCCGAACCGGCACCTGTAGCCGTGGTTGAGCCCAAGACCTTCAGTCTGAGTTCCGATGTGCTGTTCGAGTTCAACAAGGCGACCCTGAAACCGGCTGCCAATCAGGCGCTCGATGCCCTGTTCAGCCAGATTGTGGCGGCCAATCCGAAAGATGGCGTCGCGACCGTGGTCGGTTATACCGACCGCATCGGTTCCGACAACTACAACCTGGCGCTATCCGAGAAACGGGCCCAGAGTGTGGCCAGCTATCTGGTATCCAAAGGCTTGTATGCCGACAAGGTGCGGGTCGAGGGGCGTGGCAAGGCCAATCCGGTCACAGGCAACCGCTGCGCCAGCCGCTCCAAGCAGGAGCTGATCGCCTGTCTGGCACCGGATCGCCGGGTGGAAATCCATCTGGAAGGGGTCTCCCAACCCGCCCAATAA
- a CDS encoding glutamine amidotransferase, which translates to MRLGILDCDRLDPDLADRFGPVYSEMFIRGFAALAPELEFRVWSALDGELPEDLHECDAWLITGSRHDAYSDIPWIQALRAWIRQAHDADVKLAGVCFGHQVIAQALGGEVVKSTKGWGLGVAVHPMLADAPWMAPARDQIRILASHQDQVALLPPGATRLAGNDFCPNFMFLQGDHIVAIQGHPEFSVEYNRALIERRRGLLPDERYQSSLSSLEGEVDSATMMQWLLQFLGILPLRAGAA; encoded by the coding sequence ATGCGATTGGGAATTCTCGATTGTGACCGGCTCGATCCCGATCTGGCGGATCGTTTTGGCCCCGTTTACTCCGAGATGTTTATCAGGGGCTTTGCAGCCCTGGCCCCCGAACTGGAATTTCGGGTCTGGTCGGCTCTCGATGGAGAACTGCCGGAGGATCTGCACGAGTGCGATGCCTGGCTTATCACCGGCTCGCGCCACGATGCTTACAGCGATATCCCCTGGATACAGGCGTTGCGAGCCTGGATCCGCCAGGCGCACGATGCCGACGTCAAGCTGGCCGGTGTCTGCTTCGGCCATCAGGTGATCGCCCAGGCGCTGGGTGGCGAGGTGGTGAAGTCCACCAAGGGGTGGGGGCTGGGGGTAGCGGTTCATCCCATGCTGGCGGATGCCCCCTGGATGGCGCCGGCGCGGGATCAGATCCGCATTCTGGCCAGCCATCAGGATCAGGTGGCGCTGCTGCCGCCGGGGGCGACCCGACTGGCGGGCAACGATTTTTGTCCCAACTTCATGTTTTTGCAGGGTGATCACATCGTCGCCATTCAGGGGCATCCGGAGTTCTCGGTGGAGTACAACCGGGCGCTGATCGAGCGGCGCCGTGGCCTGTTGCCCGACGAGCGCTACCAGAGCAGCCTCTCCTCGTTGGAGGGGGAGGTGGATTCGGCGACCATGATGCAGTGGCTGCTGCAGTTTCTGGGGATCCTGCCGCTGCGGGCTGGCGCGGCCTGA
- a CDS encoding cupin domain-containing protein, which yields MDIGHRLKAVRTKAALSQRELAKRSGVTNGFISQIEKNQVSPSVASLRKVLEGIPMSLASFFTEETEMGSEVIFRAADMPDLGTHPISYRLVGHSRANRAIGMLQEVLPPGADTGDDMLSHEGEECGIVIKGEVEMTVGEQIYLLGAGDGYYFDSRTPHRFRNSGEQECVLISANTPASF from the coding sequence ATGGATATCGGTCACCGCCTCAAGGCGGTTCGCACCAAGGCAGCCCTCTCCCAGCGCGAGCTGGCCAAGCGCTCCGGTGTGACCAACGGATTTATCTCCCAGATCGAGAAAAATCAGGTGAGCCCCTCTGTTGCCTCCCTGCGCAAGGTGCTGGAAGGCATCCCCATGTCGCTGGCCAGCTTCTTCACCGAAGAGACCGAAATGGGCAGCGAAGTGATCTTCCGCGCCGCCGATATGCCGGATCTCGGCACCCACCCCATCAGCTACCGGCTGGTCGGGCACAGCCGGGCCAACCGCGCCATCGGCATGTTGCAGGAGGTGTTGCCACCAGGTGCCGACACCGGCGACGACATGCTGAGCCACGAGGGTGAAGAGTGCGGCATCGTCATCAAGGGCGAAGTTGAAATGACCGTCGGCGAGCAGATCTACCTGCTGGGCGCCGGGGATGGCTACTACTTCGACAGCCGCACCCCTCACCGTTTTCGCAATAGCGGCGAGCAGGAGTGCGTGCTGATTTCGGCCAATACCCCCGCCAGTTTCTAA
- a CDS encoding aspartate aminotransferase family protein, with amino-acid sequence MKPISDINTPSDMSAFWMPFTANQQFKAAPRILKSAEGMYYHSEDGRKILDGTAGLWCCNAGHGRREIAEAVSQQISHLDFAPTFQMGHPLPFELANRLVEIAPKGFGHVFYTNSGSESVDTALKIALAWQRARGQGTRTRLIGRERGYHGVGFGGISVGGIPGNRKWFGSLLTGVDHLPHTLNIAKNAFTKGLPEEDVALADELEKIVFLHDASNIAAVIVEPIAGSTGVLMPPKGYLKRLREICTKHGILLIFDEVITGFGRLGSPFAAQEFDVIPDMITCAKGLTNGAIPMGAVLVQKHIYDDMMAAGKGAIELFHGYTYSGHPVAAAAGLATLEIYRNENLLSRAADLAGYWEEAAHSLKGCKHVKDVRNYGLVAGIELESMPDAPGKRAYEVFVRCFEKGALIRVTGDIIALSPPLIIERSQIDDLFTLLQDVLQAQP; translated from the coding sequence ATGAAACCGATCAGCGACATCAATACGCCCTCCGACATGTCTGCGTTCTGGATGCCGTTCACCGCCAACCAGCAGTTCAAGGCGGCGCCGCGTATCCTGAAGTCGGCAGAGGGGATGTATTATCACTCAGAGGATGGCCGCAAGATACTGGATGGCACAGCCGGGCTCTGGTGTTGCAACGCGGGCCATGGTCGGCGCGAGATTGCCGAGGCGGTCTCCCAGCAGATTTCCCACCTCGATTTTGCCCCCACATTCCAGATGGGCCACCCCCTGCCGTTCGAACTGGCCAACCGGTTGGTGGAGATTGCACCCAAGGGCTTTGGCCACGTCTTCTATACCAACTCCGGTTCCGAGTCGGTCGATACCGCGCTGAAAATCGCGTTGGCCTGGCAGCGGGCTCGCGGTCAGGGCACCCGCACCCGGCTGATTGGCCGAGAGCGTGGCTATCACGGCGTCGGCTTTGGCGGCATCTCGGTGGGGGGGATTCCCGGCAACCGCAAGTGGTTCGGCTCCCTGCTGACCGGGGTGGATCATCTGCCGCATACCCTTAATATCGCCAAGAACGCCTTCACCAAAGGGTTGCCCGAGGAGGATGTGGCGCTGGCCGACGAGCTGGAGAAGATCGTCTTTCTGCACGATGCCAGCAATATCGCGGCGGTGATCGTCGAGCCCATCGCCGGCAGCACTGGTGTGCTGATGCCGCCCAAAGGCTACCTCAAGCGGCTGCGGGAGATCTGTACCAAACACGGCATCCTGCTGATTTTTGACGAGGTGATCACCGGTTTCGGTCGTCTCGGTTCCCCCTTTGCCGCGCAGGAGTTCGATGTCATCCCCGACATGATCACCTGCGCCAAGGGGCTCACCAACGGCGCCATCCCCATGGGGGCGGTGCTGGTGCAGAAGCACATTTATGACGACATGATGGCGGCAGGCAAGGGGGCCATCGAGCTGTTCCACGGCTACACCTACTCCGGCCATCCGGTGGCGGCGGCTGCGGGTCTGGCGACCCTCGAGATCTATCGCAATGAGAACCTGCTCAGCCGCGCCGCCGATCTGGCGGGCTACTGGGAGGAGGCGGCCCATTCGCTGAAGGGCTGCAAGCATGTGAAGGATGTGCGCAACTACGGGCTGGTGGCGGGCATCGAGCTGGAGTCCATGCCGGATGCGCCGGGCAAGCGCGCCTATGAGGTGTTCGTGCGCTGCTTCGAGAAGGGGGCACTGATCCGGGTGACCGGCGACATCATCGCCCTGTCGCCACCGCTCATTATTGAGCGCAGTCAGATCGACGATCTCTTCACCCTGCTGCAGGATGTCCTGCAGGCACAACCTTAA